The following are encoded together in the Candidatus Tumulicola sp. genome:
- the aceF gene encoding dihydrolipoyllysine-residue acetyltransferase yields MSSTIDVRVPDIGGFKDVPVIDVLVKPGQTIAKDAPLVVLESEKASMEVPSSEAGVVSEIKVRVGDMVSEGSVIITLSSDGASANGASPAAAAPQSASAPVPAPAPVPAAAPQAAAPVAAPVSSAQRSGAALHASPAIRRFARELGMLLDDLSGSGPRGRITREDVQSFVKTQLQNRGSGGGGTGAGLSLPPWPRIDFAQFGPIERAPLSRIKKLSGPNLHRNWVSVPHITNYDRADVTDIEEFRAQINAEQAKSGGSKLTMLAFLIVASVAALKRFPDFNASLDGDDLVRKRYYNIGFAADTPNGLVVPVLKGADSKGLVDIARETAELAAKARDGKLGLSDMQGGTFTISSIGGIGGTAFTQIVNAPEVAILGAVRTSVEPIWNGEEFEPRTMLPISVSYDHRVIDGAGAARFLAYMSSLLGDFKRVAL; encoded by the coding sequence TTGAGCTCAACCATCGACGTACGCGTTCCCGACATCGGCGGATTCAAAGACGTTCCGGTCATCGACGTATTGGTCAAACCGGGACAGACGATCGCCAAGGATGCCCCGCTGGTCGTACTCGAAAGCGAAAAGGCGTCGATGGAGGTTCCGTCCAGCGAGGCGGGCGTCGTCAGCGAAATTAAAGTGCGGGTCGGCGACATGGTATCGGAAGGCTCGGTGATCATCACGCTGTCGAGCGACGGCGCGTCGGCAAACGGTGCTTCGCCGGCCGCGGCGGCTCCGCAGTCGGCATCCGCTCCGGTTCCGGCGCCGGCCCCGGTACCGGCGGCTGCTCCGCAAGCGGCGGCGCCTGTGGCAGCACCCGTATCCAGTGCGCAGCGTTCGGGTGCAGCGTTGCATGCGAGCCCGGCGATTCGCCGGTTCGCGCGCGAGTTGGGTATGTTACTCGATGACTTGAGCGGCAGCGGACCGCGCGGGCGGATCACGCGCGAAGACGTGCAGTCGTTCGTCAAAACGCAACTGCAAAATCGCGGCAGTGGCGGAGGTGGCACTGGCGCCGGCCTTTCGTTGCCGCCCTGGCCGCGCATCGACTTCGCGCAGTTCGGCCCGATCGAACGCGCCCCGCTCTCGCGCATCAAGAAACTGTCGGGTCCGAACTTGCATCGCAATTGGGTCTCGGTTCCGCATATTACCAACTACGATCGCGCCGACGTCACCGATATCGAAGAGTTCCGCGCGCAAATCAATGCCGAACAGGCCAAATCGGGCGGCTCGAAACTCACGATGCTCGCGTTTCTGATCGTCGCCTCGGTAGCAGCGCTCAAACGCTTTCCCGATTTCAACGCGTCGCTCGACGGCGACGACCTGGTGCGCAAACGGTACTACAACATCGGCTTCGCGGCCGACACGCCCAACGGATTGGTCGTGCCCGTCCTCAAAGGCGCGGATTCGAAGGGCCTGGTCGACATCGCGCGTGAGACGGCAGAACTCGCGGCCAAGGCGCGCGACGGCAAGCTCGGACTCAGCGACATGCAGGGCGGAACGTTTACGATTTCGTCGATCGGCGGAATCGGCGGCACGGCGTTCACGCAAATTGTAAACGCGCCGGAAGTGGCGATTCTCGGCGCGGTGCGCACTTCGGTCGAACCGATTTGGAACGGCGAGGAGTTCGAACCGCGCACGATGCTACCGATCAGCGTAAGTTACGATCACCGCGTGATCGACGGTGCCGGCGCGGCTCGCTTCTTAGCCTATATGTCGTCGTTACTCGGCGACTTTAAGCGCGTCGCGCTGTAG
- the aceE gene encoding pyruvate dehydrogenase (acetyl-transferring), homodimeric type — MTSFATDPDPIETQEWLDAMRGVLAAEGPDRARELIGRLVEEANRGGAMVSLGLETPYINTIDVGDQPPMPGDRELEARLRHYVRWNALAMVIRANKVSSELGGHVASFASAATLYDVGFNHFFRAPSENFGGDLVFLQGHSAPGFYARAFLEGRIDQAQLDRFRQEVDGNGLSSYPHPWLMPDFWQFPTVSMGLGPIMSIYQARFMRYLQDRGLIETSDRKVWAFHGDGEMDEPESLGAISLAGREKLDNLIWVINCNLQRLDGPVRGNGKIIQELERVFKGAGWNVIKVVWGSKWDPLLHQDTTGRLVKLMTECVDGDYQTFKSRNGRFVRDAFFGRYPETKALVADWTDDEIWALQRGGHDSLKVYAAYRKATEHRGQPTVVLAMTVKGYGMGAAGEAQNIAHQAKKMELEAMRAFRDRFSIPIPDKDIESVPFFKPADDSPEMQYLRERVAALGQVPQRRRSSASLPVPELSAFDSVLQGTGERAISTTMAFVRILNTIVRDQTIGPRVVPIVADESRTFGMEGMFRQLGIYSSVGQLYHPQDAEQLMWYREDKLGQILQEGINEAGAYSSWIAAGTSYSTHNLPMIPFYIFYSMFGFQRIGDLAWAGGDSRSRGFLLGATSGRTTLNGEGLQHEDGSSQVAASFIPNCVSYDPSYGYELAVIIADGLQRMLVDQEDVFYYITLLNENYPQPAMRQGAREGILRGMHRIRDAAGDGSGPCVQLFGSGAILRESLAAADLLRDDWNVDSDVWSVTSFNQIQRDAIDARRWNLLHPDKTQRRSFIETSLDGRRGPGIAATDYIHAFSQQIASFAGRPFVTLGTDGYGRSDFRRKLREFFEVNRHFIALAALRSLADEGSIDPGTVAKAIRKYKIDPEKPNPITV, encoded by the coding sequence ATGACGAGCTTCGCCACCGATCCCGATCCGATTGAAACGCAAGAATGGCTCGACGCGATGCGCGGCGTCTTAGCGGCCGAGGGCCCCGACCGCGCGCGTGAACTCATCGGCCGCCTGGTCGAAGAAGCAAATCGCGGCGGCGCGATGGTATCGCTCGGCCTCGAAACTCCGTACATCAACACGATCGACGTCGGCGACCAACCGCCGATGCCCGGCGACCGCGAACTCGAGGCGCGCCTGCGCCATTACGTTCGTTGGAATGCCTTGGCGATGGTGATCCGCGCGAACAAAGTTAGCTCGGAGCTGGGCGGCCACGTCGCCAGCTTCGCATCGGCCGCAACCCTGTACGATGTCGGCTTCAACCATTTCTTTCGCGCGCCGTCCGAGAACTTCGGTGGCGACTTAGTCTTTCTGCAGGGCCATTCCGCGCCGGGCTTCTACGCTCGCGCATTTTTGGAAGGCCGCATCGACCAAGCGCAGCTCGATCGTTTCCGTCAAGAAGTCGACGGCAACGGGCTGTCGTCGTATCCGCACCCGTGGCTCATGCCGGACTTCTGGCAGTTCCCGACGGTCTCGATGGGCCTCGGGCCGATTATGTCGATCTACCAAGCGCGCTTCATGCGTTACCTCCAAGATCGGGGACTGATCGAAACCTCCGACCGTAAGGTGTGGGCGTTCCACGGCGACGGCGAAATGGACGAACCCGAATCGCTCGGCGCCATTTCGCTGGCCGGACGCGAGAAGCTCGACAATCTGATTTGGGTGATCAACTGCAATCTGCAGCGACTCGACGGCCCGGTGCGCGGCAACGGCAAGATCATTCAAGAACTCGAACGCGTTTTTAAGGGCGCGGGCTGGAACGTCATCAAGGTGGTGTGGGGCAGCAAGTGGGATCCGCTGCTGCATCAAGACACGACCGGACGGTTGGTTAAGCTGATGACGGAGTGCGTCGACGGCGATTATCAGACGTTCAAGAGCCGTAACGGCCGCTTCGTACGCGATGCATTTTTCGGGCGCTATCCCGAGACCAAAGCGCTGGTTGCGGATTGGACCGACGACGAGATTTGGGCGTTGCAACGCGGAGGTCACGACTCGCTCAAAGTGTACGCCGCCTATCGCAAGGCGACCGAACATCGCGGGCAACCGACCGTCGTGCTCGCGATGACGGTCAAAGGCTACGGCATGGGCGCGGCCGGCGAAGCGCAGAACATCGCCCATCAAGCCAAAAAGATGGAACTCGAAGCGATGCGGGCGTTCCGCGATCGCTTCTCGATTCCGATTCCCGACAAGGATATCGAGTCGGTGCCGTTCTTCAAACCGGCCGACGACTCACCCGAAATGCAATACTTGCGCGAGCGTGTCGCCGCGCTCGGACAAGTACCGCAGCGCCGCCGCTCATCGGCATCACTTCCGGTTCCCGAGCTATCGGCGTTCGATTCTGTGTTACAAGGCACGGGCGAACGCGCGATATCCACGACGATGGCCTTCGTGCGCATCCTCAACACGATCGTTCGCGACCAAACGATCGGGCCGCGCGTAGTGCCGATCGTCGCCGACGAGTCGCGCACGTTCGGCATGGAAGGCATGTTCCGCCAACTCGGCATCTACTCGTCGGTCGGCCAGTTGTATCATCCGCAAGACGCCGAACAGTTGATGTGGTATCGCGAAGATAAGCTGGGCCAAATTCTGCAAGAAGGCATCAACGAGGCCGGAGCTTATTCGTCGTGGATCGCGGCCGGAACGTCCTACTCCACGCACAACCTGCCGATGATCCCATTCTATATCTTCTACTCGATGTTCGGCTTCCAACGCATCGGCGATCTGGCGTGGGCCGGAGGCGACAGTCGCAGCCGCGGCTTCTTGCTCGGCGCGACGTCCGGCCGCACCACGCTGAACGGCGAAGGCTTGCAGCACGAAGACGGCAGCAGCCAAGTCGCCGCGTCATTTATTCCGAACTGCGTGAGCTACGATCCGAGTTACGGGTACGAATTAGCAGTCATCATTGCCGACGGACTGCAACGTATGCTGGTCGATCAAGAAGACGTGTTCTACTACATCACGTTGCTGAACGAAAACTATCCGCAGCCGGCGATGCGCCAGGGCGCCCGCGAAGGCATTCTACGCGGAATGCATCGGATACGCGACGCCGCCGGCGACGGCAGCGGGCCGTGCGTGCAGTTGTTCGGCTCGGGCGCGATTTTGCGCGAGTCGCTGGCGGCAGCCGATCTATTGCGCGACGATTGGAACGTCGACAGCGACGTGTGGAGCGTCACGAGCTTCAACCAAATCCAGCGCGACGCCATCGACGCTCGTCGCTGGAATCTACTGCATCCCGACAAAACGCAACGCCGCTCGTTTATCGAAACGTCGCTCGATGGCCGGCGCGGCCCAGGTATCGCGGCGACCGATTATATTCATGCGTTCTCGCAGCAGATCGCTTCGTTCGCGGGACGCCCGTTCGTGACGCTCGGCACCGATGGCTACGGGCGCAGCGATTTCCGACGCAAGCTGCGTGAGTTCTTCGAGGTCAATCGCCACTTCATCGCGCTGGCCGCGCTACGTTCGTTGGCCGATGAAGGTTCGATCGACCCGGGAACCGTCGCCAAGGCGATTCGCAAATACAAGATCGATCCCGAAAAGCCCAATCCGATCACCGTTTGA
- a CDS encoding ribonuclease D has product MSAPVIVDDAAGLAALCSRIESAGRVALDTEFHAERSYAPRLMVVQCAFDDGVAIVDPLALGDLRPLAEAFARTAVIGHALSSDIKIFADRFGEVPSDVFDTQIAAAFLGYGMQISLADLVRDLRGIRLAKSQTVSDWSSRPFSPRQVEYLVDDVVHLLPMRDELAERLQTAGRYEWAMDECAELGDMNRYRVDERRAYLRIPGATRMNRRELAILNEIVKLRDGIARDRDVPPKYIIPDDVVGGLATLRPKRVEELSQLRRLDAGVRRQLGEAIIKGVARAESLDESELPERPKRPLGPARDTLAALMAVAVGEIARRQDVPANLLVPRSVLERIAREVPPDRESLESSLELRPWRLALLVDPLWRLLSGEASLTVEGYAEGNPKIRFTHEPSSG; this is encoded by the coding sequence GTGAGCGCACCAGTCATCGTCGACGATGCGGCCGGTTTAGCCGCCCTGTGTAGCCGCATCGAATCGGCCGGTCGCGTCGCGCTCGACACAGAGTTTCACGCCGAACGCAGCTATGCGCCGCGCCTCATGGTGGTACAGTGCGCCTTCGACGATGGCGTAGCGATCGTCGATCCGTTGGCGCTGGGGGATTTGCGTCCACTAGCAGAGGCGTTCGCGCGAACCGCGGTGATCGGCCACGCGCTGTCGTCGGACATCAAAATCTTTGCCGATCGCTTCGGCGAGGTTCCCTCGGATGTGTTCGATACGCAAATCGCGGCCGCGTTTCTCGGATACGGAATGCAGATATCGTTGGCCGATCTGGTTCGCGACTTGCGCGGCATCCGGTTGGCGAAGTCGCAGACCGTCAGCGATTGGTCGTCTCGTCCGTTTTCGCCGCGCCAGGTTGAGTATTTGGTCGACGACGTCGTGCATCTGCTGCCGATGCGCGACGAGTTGGCCGAACGATTGCAAACGGCCGGTCGCTACGAATGGGCGATGGACGAGTGCGCGGAGCTGGGCGACATGAACCGCTATCGGGTCGACGAACGCCGCGCGTATCTGCGCATTCCCGGCGCGACCCGAATGAATCGCCGCGAGCTGGCGATTCTTAACGAGATAGTGAAGCTACGCGACGGCATCGCCCGCGATCGAGACGTCCCGCCAAAATACATCATTCCCGACGACGTGGTCGGTGGGCTGGCGACGTTGCGGCCGAAACGCGTCGAGGAATTGAGTCAGTTGCGGCGCCTGGATGCCGGCGTGCGCCGCCAGCTTGGCGAGGCGATCATCAAGGGCGTCGCCCGTGCGGAGTCGCTCGACGAATCCGAGCTGCCGGAGCGGCCCAAGCGGCCGTTGGGCCCGGCGCGCGATACGTTAGCCGCACTGATGGCAGTCGCCGTTGGCGAGATCGCCCGGCGCCAAGACGTTCCGGCCAATTTACTCGTGCCGCGCAGCGTTCTCGAACGGATCGCGCGCGAAGTTCCGCCCGACCGCGAATCGCTCGAGAGCTCGCTGGAACTGCGCCCGTGGCGTCTGGCACTCTTGGTCGATCCTCTCTGGCGGCTGCTTTCCGGCGAAGCATCGCTAACGGTCGAAGGCTACGCCGAAGGAAATCCCAAAATACGCTTCACCCATGAACCGTCATCTGGATAG
- a CDS encoding VTT domain-containing protein, with protein MRRLGGFGLLIASFVLAFLVIRYQPMVEHEIRVLGPLAYPLGIAIFAVVASAPFSVTDALAIMNGAIFGPLGGSLVDVVGLVLAAMLGYWVNKRASHLLDLHAYLDRLPEWVKRFPVGSPAFLIAVRVIPGFGGTVATASAAAFRVPLWVHVWTMCAIAVPICVLLSIFGDGVTIWVHGVTHRVDLFTQHYCHTHHCPHMHFHRERVRPTP; from the coding sequence TTGCGACGTCTAGGGGGCTTCGGCTTGCTGATCGCGTCGTTCGTGCTCGCGTTCTTGGTGATTCGCTATCAGCCGATGGTCGAGCACGAGATTCGCGTGCTGGGACCGCTGGCCTATCCGCTCGGGATCGCGATCTTTGCGGTCGTCGCGTCGGCGCCGTTCTCGGTTACCGATGCGCTGGCGATCATGAACGGCGCGATCTTCGGACCGCTGGGCGGCTCGCTGGTCGACGTCGTCGGGCTGGTTCTGGCAGCCATGCTCGGCTACTGGGTCAATAAGCGGGCCTCGCATCTCCTCGACTTGCACGCCTATCTCGACCGCTTACCGGAATGGGTGAAGCGTTTTCCGGTCGGGTCGCCGGCGTTCTTGATCGCCGTCCGCGTTATTCCGGGTTTCGGTGGAACGGTCGCCACCGCGAGCGCAGCTGCTTTTCGCGTGCCGCTGTGGGTGCACGTTTGGACGATGTGCGCGATCGCGGTACCGATCTGCGTGTTGCTATCGATCTTCGGCGACGGCGTCACGATTTGGGTGCACGGTGTGACGCACCGAGTCGATTTGTTTACACAACATTATTGTCACACGCACCATTGTCCCCACATGCATTTTCATCGAGAAAGGGTGAGACCGACGCCGTGA
- a CDS encoding vitamin K epoxide reductase family protein: MLLKTFVTLLCGVGLYVSVFMLVKTVRAARGQLSEPSVVQTARARVFGGVPNAAIGGIYYTALAPAVWTAHGAWAALTICLATILAAATSIFLGYSLLYVTRRACPYCWTGHVVNWLLAALCLWGAAHGLLFSST, from the coding sequence ATGCTACTAAAGACGTTCGTCACGCTGCTGTGCGGTGTTGGTCTCTATGTGTCGGTTTTCATGCTAGTGAAGACCGTTCGGGCCGCTCGGGGGCAGTTGAGCGAACCAAGCGTCGTACAAACCGCTCGCGCTCGTGTCTTCGGCGGGGTGCCCAATGCGGCAATCGGCGGCATCTATTACACGGCGCTGGCGCCGGCGGTGTGGACGGCCCACGGCGCCTGGGCGGCGTTGACCATCTGCCTGGCGACGATACTAGCGGCCGCAACCTCGATTTTTCTGGGTTATTCGCTCCTCTACGTCACGCGACGCGCCTGTCCGTACTGCTGGACGGGGCATGTAGTGAACTGGCTCTTGGCCGCCCTGTGCCTCTGGGGAGCGGCGCATGGCCTATTGTTTTCGTCGACGTAA
- the acnA gene encoding aconitate hydratase AcnA → MNRHLDSFNALDTLAVGDRTYRYFRLNALERAGVARLDRLPYSIRILLENLLRFEDGRSVTKADIEALASWQPVRKGEKEIAFRPARVLLQDFTGVPCVVDLAAMRDAMADMGGRPAVINPLQPVELVVDHSVQVDYFGSNEALAKNAELEFERNHERYAFLKWGQSALDGFRAVPPDTGIVHQVNIEFLARVVFGFDDTSNEPLAYPDTAVGTDSHTTMVDGLGVLAWGVGGIEAEAAMLGQPITMLIPDVVGVRLDGRLREGVTATDLVLTVTEMLRKRGVVGAFVEFFGRGLSGLPVADRTTLGNMSPEFGSTVAMFAIDDRTLEYLRLTGRKPEHIALVEAYAKAQGLFRTDETPDPEFSEVLELDLSSVEPSLAGPRRPQDRVALAAVPQSFQTAMEGWQAAREPAGGAVGRFESEGGGGTATIAETAKDVSDGSVVIAAITSCTNTSNPSVLIAAGLLARNAVARGLKTAPWVKTSLAPGSKVVTDYLAKSDLQNSLDALGFNVVGYGCTTCIGNSGPLPPDVAETVAEQQLIVAAVLSGNRNFEGRIHPQVHANYLASPPLVVAYALAGRIDVDLTSEPLGLDSAGIPVYLKDVWPSDDEVAKTIAGCIDPEMFESQYADAFRGDDNWAKLIVPKTERYAWDPKSEYVKKPPYFDGMPERPQPTTDISGARALAMLGDSVTTDHISPAGNIARTSPAAKYLMEHGIEPKDFNSYGARRGNHEVMVRGTFANVRLRNLLAPGTEGGITRHLPTGEKMSIFDAAELYRSAGTPLIVLAGREYGSGSSRDWAAKGPYLLGIRAVIAESFERIHRSNLIGMGILPLEYTGGADRTTYGLTGEEVYDITGIAGDLQHRSTVTVTATDPQSGKSVSFQARVRIDTPDEAEYYRNGGILQYVLRQLRAREQSTPA, encoded by the coding sequence ATGAACCGTCATCTGGATAGCTTTAACGCGCTCGATACGCTCGCCGTCGGCGACCGCACGTATCGCTACTTTCGTCTGAATGCGCTGGAGCGCGCCGGCGTGGCTCGACTCGACCGCCTGCCGTACTCGATCAGGATCTTGCTCGAAAACTTGCTGCGCTTCGAGGACGGCCGGTCGGTAACGAAAGCGGATATCGAGGCCCTGGCGTCGTGGCAACCGGTTCGTAAAGGCGAAAAAGAAATCGCGTTCCGGCCCGCGCGCGTGCTGCTGCAAGATTTCACCGGCGTTCCGTGCGTGGTCGATCTCGCAGCCATGCGCGACGCTATGGCCGACATGGGTGGCCGTCCGGCCGTCATCAATCCGCTTCAGCCGGTCGAACTCGTGGTCGATCACTCGGTGCAGGTCGACTATTTCGGATCGAACGAAGCGCTAGCCAAAAACGCCGAGTTAGAGTTCGAACGCAATCACGAACGCTACGCATTTTTAAAGTGGGGGCAGTCGGCGCTCGACGGGTTCCGCGCGGTACCGCCCGATACCGGGATCGTGCATCAAGTCAACATCGAATTCTTAGCGCGCGTTGTCTTCGGATTCGACGATACCTCGAACGAGCCGCTGGCATATCCCGACACGGCCGTCGGAACCGACTCGCACACCACCATGGTCGACGGATTGGGCGTGTTGGCGTGGGGCGTCGGCGGAATCGAAGCCGAAGCCGCAATGCTCGGACAGCCAATCACGATGTTAATTCCCGACGTCGTCGGCGTGCGGCTCGACGGCCGTCTGCGCGAAGGCGTCACCGCAACCGACTTAGTGCTGACGGTCACCGAAATGCTTCGCAAGCGCGGCGTCGTCGGTGCGTTTGTGGAATTTTTCGGACGCGGGCTTTCCGGATTGCCGGTAGCCGATCGTACGACGCTGGGCAACATGTCGCCGGAATTTGGTTCGACCGTCGCAATGTTTGCGATCGACGATCGCACGCTCGAGTATCTACGTTTGACGGGCCGCAAACCCGAACACATCGCGCTGGTCGAAGCATACGCAAAGGCACAAGGGTTGTTCCGCACCGACGAAACGCCCGATCCGGAGTTTAGCGAAGTGCTCGAACTCGATCTCTCGTCGGTCGAGCCGAGTTTGGCCGGTCCGCGCCGTCCGCAAGATCGCGTCGCGCTGGCCGCCGTTCCGCAGTCGTTTCAAACCGCGATGGAAGGCTGGCAGGCCGCGCGCGAACCCGCCGGCGGGGCGGTGGGACGCTTCGAAAGCGAAGGCGGCGGCGGTACGGCGACGATCGCCGAAACTGCAAAGGACGTTTCCGACGGCTCGGTCGTGATCGCGGCGATTACCAGTTGCACGAATACGTCGAACCCGTCGGTGCTGATCGCTGCCGGATTGTTGGCACGCAACGCCGTCGCACGCGGATTGAAAACTGCACCGTGGGTGAAGACCTCGCTCGCACCCGGATCGAAAGTCGTCACCGATTACTTAGCAAAGTCCGATCTACAGAATTCGCTCGACGCGCTGGGGTTTAACGTCGTCGGCTACGGTTGCACCACGTGCATCGGTAACTCCGGTCCGTTGCCGCCCGACGTCGCCGAAACGGTTGCCGAACAACAATTGATTGTGGCAGCCGTTCTGTCGGGCAATCGCAACTTCGAGGGCCGCATTCATCCGCAAGTGCACGCCAACTATTTGGCGTCGCCTCCGCTGGTCGTCGCATACGCGCTGGCTGGGCGGATCGATGTGGATCTCACCTCCGAACCGCTCGGTCTCGACAGCGCCGGCATACCGGTGTATTTAAAAGACGTGTGGCCGAGCGACGACGAGGTCGCCAAGACAATCGCGGGCTGCATCGACCCCGAAATGTTCGAATCGCAATACGCCGACGCGTTTCGCGGCGACGACAACTGGGCCAAGTTGATCGTGCCGAAAACCGAGCGCTACGCCTGGGATCCGAAATCGGAATACGTGAAGAAACCGCCGTATTTCGACGGCATGCCGGAGCGTCCGCAACCGACGACCGATATTTCGGGCGCGCGAGCGTTGGCGATGCTGGGCGATTCGGTAACGACCGACCACATATCACCGGCCGGTAATATTGCGCGTACCAGTCCGGCCGCCAAGTATCTCATGGAGCACGGCATCGAGCCGAAAGACTTCAACTCGTACGGCGCGCGCCGCGGCAATCACGAGGTAATGGTGCGCGGAACCTTTGCCAACGTACGTCTACGTAATCTGTTGGCCCCGGGTACCGAGGGCGGAATCACGCGTCATCTGCCTACCGGTGAAAAGATGTCGATCTTCGACGCGGCCGAATTGTATCGCAGCGCAGGCACGCCGCTGATCGTGTTGGCCGGGCGCGAATACGGTTCGGGCTCGTCGCGCGACTGGGCGGCGAAAGGTCCGTATCTACTCGGCATTCGGGCGGTGATCGCCGAATCGTTCGAGCGCATCCACCGCAGCAATTTAATCGGCATGGGAATTCTGCCCCTCGAATACACCGGCGGTGCCGACCGCACCACCTACGGACTTACCGGTGAAGAAGTGTACGATATCACTGGAATCGCCGGCGACTTGCAGCACCGTTCGACGGTCACCGTGACTGCGACCGACCCGCAGAGCGGTAAATCGGTGTCGTTTCAAGCGCGCGTGCGCATCGACACACCCGACGAAGCCGAATACTACCGCAACGGCGGTATCTTGCAGTACGTGTTGCGCCAGTTGCGCGCCCGGGAGCAATCGACTCCGGCATGA
- a CDS encoding TMEM175 family protein, which produces MIPKDSTVGADAERTLHRLEAFSDIVIGFCIAEMGINLLVPQHASDVRTIETGTIGFAVSFVLISLVWWLHQRIFRTFFVLTRFTLVLNFTLLGSLVLMVYFQQVALHFIGISSDPANAVRLWMASYGVVYGLLGAMLWIGVRARWTTLADANLRWGVQRASVLTFGAAMFFVAAAWYSDLRGNVVFIVAVLTVMSLRLLVPKIANRVIATRAKQG; this is translated from the coding sequence ATGATTCCGAAGGACTCGACGGTCGGAGCGGACGCCGAACGGACGCTCCACCGGCTCGAGGCCTTTTCCGACATCGTTATCGGATTTTGCATCGCGGAGATGGGCATCAACCTGCTCGTGCCGCAGCACGCGTCCGACGTGCGCACGATCGAGACCGGCACGATTGGGTTCGCGGTTTCGTTCGTGCTCATCTCGTTAGTATGGTGGTTGCATCAACGCATCTTCCGTACGTTTTTCGTTCTGACGCGGTTTACGTTGGTGCTAAACTTCACGTTGCTCGGCAGCCTCGTGTTGATGGTCTACTTCCAGCAAGTCGCTTTGCACTTTATCGGCATCAGCAGCGATCCGGCGAACGCGGTGCGGTTGTGGATGGCGAGTTACGGAGTGGTATACGGTCTGCTTGGTGCGATGCTTTGGATCGGCGTGCGTGCGCGTTGGACGACGTTAGCGGACGCGAACCTACGATGGGGAGTACAGCGCGCATCGGTTCTCACGTTCGGTGCGGCAATGTTCTTTGTGGCCGCCGCATGGTACTCCGATCTGCGAGGCAACGTCGTCTTTATCGTGGCGGTGCTCACGGTGATGTCCTTGCGCCTGCTAGTCCCAAAAATAGCGAATCGCGTCATAGCAACGCGCGCAAAGCAAGGGTAG